Proteins from a genomic interval of Ralstonia wenshanensis:
- a CDS encoding AraC family transcriptional regulator, which translates to MTTATDRYLARFRAVLAHIDAHLEDTLDVDGLAEVAAFSSYHFHRQFSLLFGMNVGRYVQLLRLKRAAHQLAYRDDARITDIALACGYEGPEAFARAFRRQAGQSPSAFRAAPQWASWATDLQALRALRSQHMPAQPQTQCVKIVEREAVPVAAIQHRGDPARLGETIRTFIAWRREHRLHPRVSATYNIVYDNPDDVPPEAFRMDICAATPAPVAPNAAGVVAKTLAGGRYAVLRHTGSDDTLGQSVAYLYAAWLPASGEELRDAPLLFQRVRFYPDVPEHEAVTDVLLPLR; encoded by the coding sequence TTGACCACCGCCACCGACCGCTACCTCGCCCGCTTTCGCGCCGTGCTCGCCCACATCGACGCGCATCTGGAAGACACGCTCGACGTGGATGGGCTGGCCGAAGTGGCGGCGTTTTCGAGCTACCACTTCCACCGCCAGTTCTCGTTGCTGTTCGGCATGAACGTCGGGCGCTATGTGCAGTTGCTGCGCCTGAAGCGGGCCGCGCATCAACTCGCCTATCGCGACGATGCGCGCATCACCGACATCGCGCTGGCGTGCGGGTACGAAGGGCCGGAAGCATTTGCGCGGGCGTTCCGCAGGCAGGCGGGGCAATCGCCATCTGCCTTTCGCGCCGCGCCGCAGTGGGCGTCCTGGGCCACCGATCTACAGGCGCTGCGCGCCCTCAGGAGCCAACACATGCCCGCACAACCGCAAACCCAATGCGTGAAGATCGTCGAGCGCGAGGCCGTGCCCGTCGCGGCTATCCAGCATCGCGGCGACCCCGCGCGCCTGGGCGAGACCATCCGCACGTTCATCGCCTGGCGCCGCGAGCATCGGCTGCACCCGCGCGTTTCGGCCACGTACAACATCGTCTACGACAACCCGGACGATGTGCCGCCCGAGGCGTTTCGCATGGATATCTGCGCGGCAACGCCCGCGCCGGTCGCACCCAATGCTGCGGGCGTGGTGGCCAAGACGCTGGCAGGCGGCCGCTACGCCGTGCTGCGCCACACGGGCTCAGACGACACGCTCGGCCAGAGCGTGGCGTACCTGTATGCCGCTTGGCTGCCGGCCAGCGGCGAGGAACTGCGCGACGCGCCGTTGCTGTTCCAGCGCGTGCGCTTCTACCCCGACGTGCCCGAGCACGAAGCCGTGACGGACGTGCTGCTACCGCTCAGGTGA
- the metK gene encoding methionine adenosyltransferase, with protein MSNDFLFTSESVSEGHPDKVADQISDAILDAILTQDKYARVAAETLCNTGLVVLAGEITTTANVDYIHVARETIKRIGYDNTEYGIDYKGCAVLVAYDKQSPDIAQGVDRASDDYLNQGAGDQGLMFGYACDETPELMPFPIYYAHRLVERQSQLRRDGRLPWLRPDAKSQVTVRYVDGKPHSVDTVVLSTQHAPEMSQEAIREAVIEEIIKPVLPSHMLADTKYLVNPTGRFVIGGPQGDCGLTGRKIIVDTYGGAAPHGGGAFSGKDPSKVDRSAAYAARYVAKNVVAAGLARQCQVQVSYAIGVARPINITVYTEGTGVIPDEQIAKLVQEHFDLRPKGIVQMLDLLRPIYEKTAAYGHFGREEPEFSWEATDKALLLREAAGLSGEPAKAFA; from the coding sequence GTGTCAAACGACTTCCTCTTCACCTCGGAGTCGGTCTCCGAGGGCCATCCCGACAAGGTCGCCGACCAGATTTCCGACGCCATCCTGGACGCCATCCTCACCCAGGACAAATATGCGCGCGTCGCAGCAGAAACGCTGTGCAACACCGGCCTGGTGGTGCTCGCGGGTGAAATCACCACGACGGCCAACGTCGACTACATCCACGTTGCGCGCGAAACCATCAAGCGCATCGGCTACGACAACACCGAATACGGCATCGACTACAAGGGCTGTGCCGTTCTCGTCGCTTACGACAAGCAATCGCCGGACATCGCGCAAGGCGTCGACCGTGCATCGGACGACTACCTGAACCAGGGCGCCGGCGACCAGGGCCTGATGTTCGGCTACGCGTGCGATGAAACGCCCGAGCTGATGCCCTTCCCGATCTACTACGCGCACCGCCTGGTCGAGCGCCAGTCGCAACTGCGCCGCGACGGCCGCCTGCCCTGGCTGCGCCCGGACGCCAAGTCCCAGGTGACGGTGCGTTATGTGGACGGCAAGCCGCACAGCGTCGATACCGTGGTGCTGTCCACCCAGCACGCGCCGGAGATGTCGCAAGAGGCCATCCGCGAAGCCGTGATCGAAGAGATCATCAAGCCGGTGCTGCCTTCGCACATGCTGGCGGACACCAAGTACCTGGTGAACCCGACCGGCCGCTTCGTCATCGGCGGCCCGCAAGGCGACTGCGGCCTGACCGGCCGCAAGATCATCGTCGACACGTACGGTGGCGCGGCCCCGCACGGCGGCGGCGCGTTCTCGGGCAAGGATCCGTCGAAGGTCGACCGTTCGGCCGCCTATGCCGCGCGCTACGTGGCCAAGAACGTGGTGGCCGCCGGTCTGGCGCGCCAGTGCCAGGTGCAGGTGAGCTACGCGATTGGCGTGGCGCGCCCGATCAACATCACGGTGTACACGGAAGGCACGGGCGTGATCCCGGACGAGCAGATCGCCAAGCTCGTGCAGGAGCATTTCGACCTGCGTCCGAAGGGCATCGTGCAGATGCTGGACCTGCTGCGCCCGATCTACGAAAAGACCGCCGCGTACGGCCACTTCGGCCGCGAAGAGCCGGAGTTCAGCTGGGAAGCGACGGACAAGGCGCTGCTGCTGCGTGAAGCAGCCGGCTTGAGCGGCGAGCCAGCCAAGGCGTTTGCCTAA
- a CDS encoding lysophospholipid acyltransferase family protein — protein sequence MTFLYWLFSRLPLSVLQALGGWLGALAAKVPGRYHDRLIANFRHAYPDVTPAMLKEAGRSAGRMVFEMPYFWVRKNGADVAPHLFDVCRTIIERALADGRGLIFLTPHLGCFEVLPQAYAREHPVTSLFKPPRKESLRAWIEHMRAGPNMQMAPADPRGVRMLVRALKRGEAIGILPDQTPTGGEGVWAPFFGKPAYTMTLVHRLHRLTGAPVVALFAERLPRGAGYRLHVENIGDLPEDATQAATRINAAIEKLIAVAPTQYLWGYNRYKHPKGADAPPAA from the coding sequence ATGACCTTCCTCTACTGGCTGTTTTCTCGCCTGCCCCTGTCAGTGTTGCAGGCGCTGGGCGGCTGGCTGGGAGCGTTGGCCGCCAAGGTGCCCGGCCGCTATCACGACCGGCTCATCGCCAACTTCCGCCACGCCTATCCCGACGTTACGCCCGCCATGCTCAAGGAGGCCGGGCGCTCCGCCGGCCGGATGGTGTTCGAGATGCCGTACTTCTGGGTGCGCAAGAACGGGGCGGACGTCGCTCCGCACCTGTTCGACGTCTGCCGAACCATTATCGAGCGCGCGCTTGCCGACGGGCGCGGCCTGATCTTCCTCACGCCGCATCTGGGCTGCTTCGAGGTGCTGCCGCAGGCTTATGCGCGTGAGCATCCGGTCACCTCGCTGTTCAAGCCACCGCGCAAGGAAAGCCTGCGCGCCTGGATCGAGCACATGCGCGCGGGGCCGAACATGCAGATGGCCCCAGCAGACCCGCGCGGCGTGCGCATGCTGGTGCGCGCGCTCAAGCGCGGCGAGGCCATTGGCATCCTGCCCGACCAGACACCCACCGGCGGCGAGGGCGTATGGGCGCCGTTCTTCGGCAAGCCCGCCTATACGATGACGCTGGTGCACCGCTTGCATCGCCTGACAGGTGCGCCGGTCGTGGCCCTGTTTGCAGAGCGACTGCCGCGCGGCGCGGGCTACCGCTTGCACGTGGAAAACATCGGCGATCTGCCCGAAGACGCAACGCAGGCCGCCACGCGCATCAACGCCGCCATCGAAAAGTTGATTGCCGTGGCGCCGACGCAATATCTCTGGGGCTATAACCGCTACAAGCATCCCAAGGGCGCGGACGCTCCGCCCGCTGCCTGA
- a CDS encoding phosphatase PAP2 family protein, producing MSFTVRPAFSRPRLCSSLVALLGALALTACGGGEDTTTAPVATTQAIPAPPADPGFVDTAAVATGVPAFVENIATNQRGDARYATLGTNAGVRLFTRFLDLWQPLTEIVDAGVSAPANGSFPAVVASTWTGLPNDGTAGGTQLNLPVLNANVQYVVNATTNRTQAQADAAYFDDRRGKGYSVTDGMGPLTTAWRTLAQQTTSITTVPADATTVLYNDSGTNTGVGTSGGNTAFGKVVDLINTVGNNASTEPSKRFYKYARPYRWSSSVVVVPTLVPAESPTPTTDGGFISGHSAEAVRDTVAMAYLVPERFQQILARGMELGENRILAGMHSPLDVMSGRMIGIAAAAANLADPANATLKAAAFTQAHTALMAQTGTDATTFPALAQSGTPATDRFADYATNQTNFTRRMTFGFTQIGATTLAPVVPKGAEVLLETRFPYLSADQRRVVLKTTELASGYPVLDDAEGWGRLNLFAAADGYGAFNGNVIVSMDATQGGFNAADTWRNAISGAGKLTLQGTGRLRLAGANTYTGGTQVAGGVLEADSANAFGTGDVYVGAGTLAVNAPAAVAIAGKFTQLQGTTLDLAIGPNGQGKLSVAGLTTIAGGTLHVKFVNGYAPKVGDTIAVVDGAGSNRQFSTVVVDGFKATAIYTAAGIQIHLDA from the coding sequence ATGTCCTTTACTGTTCGCCCCGCGTTCTCTCGCCCGCGTCTTTGCTCCAGCCTCGTTGCGCTGCTCGGCGCCCTCGCGCTTACCGCCTGCGGTGGCGGCGAGGACACCACCACGGCGCCGGTCGCCACCACGCAAGCCATTCCCGCGCCGCCGGCAGACCCGGGCTTTGTCGACACGGCAGCCGTGGCCACTGGCGTACCGGCGTTCGTCGAAAACATCGCCACCAACCAGCGCGGCGATGCGCGCTACGCCACGCTGGGCACGAACGCCGGTGTGCGCCTGTTCACGCGCTTTCTCGATCTGTGGCAACCGCTGACGGAAATCGTCGATGCCGGCGTGAGTGCGCCGGCCAACGGGTCGTTCCCGGCGGTGGTCGCTTCCACGTGGACGGGCCTGCCCAATGACGGCACGGCCGGCGGCACGCAACTCAATCTGCCGGTCTTGAACGCAAACGTTCAATACGTGGTGAACGCCACCACCAACCGCACGCAGGCGCAGGCCGATGCGGCGTACTTTGACGACCGCCGCGGCAAGGGCTACAGCGTGACCGACGGCATGGGGCCGCTCACCACCGCGTGGCGCACGCTCGCGCAGCAGACGACATCGATCACCACGGTACCGGCCGATGCGACCACCGTGCTTTACAACGACAGCGGCACCAACACGGGCGTGGGCACCTCGGGCGGCAATACCGCCTTCGGCAAGGTGGTCGACCTGATCAACACGGTGGGCAACAACGCCTCCACCGAGCCGTCCAAGCGCTTCTACAAATACGCACGGCCGTACCGCTGGAGCAGCAGCGTGGTCGTCGTGCCGACGCTGGTGCCGGCCGAGAGCCCGACGCCTACGACCGACGGCGGCTTCATCAGCGGCCATTCGGCCGAAGCGGTGCGCGATACCGTGGCAATGGCGTACCTGGTGCCGGAGCGCTTCCAGCAGATCCTGGCGCGCGGCATGGAACTTGGCGAGAACCGCATCCTGGCCGGCATGCATTCGCCGCTGGATGTGATGTCCGGCCGCATGATTGGCATCGCTGCGGCGGCGGCCAACCTGGCCGACCCGGCCAACGCCACGCTCAAGGCGGCGGCCTTCACGCAGGCGCACACCGCGCTGATGGCGCAGACCGGCACGGATGCCACGACCTTCCCGGCACTCGCCCAGTCCGGCACGCCCGCCACCGACCGCTTTGCCGATTACGCCACCAACCAGACCAATTTCACGCGCCGCATGACGTTCGGCTTCACGCAGATCGGCGCGACGACGCTGGCACCGGTGGTGCCCAAGGGCGCCGAGGTGCTGCTGGAAACGCGCTTCCCGTACCTGAGCGCCGACCAGCGTCGCGTGGTGCTGAAGACGACAGAGCTGGCGTCCGGCTACCCCGTGCTCGACGACGCCGAAGGCTGGGGTCGCCTCAACCTGTTCGCGGCGGCCGACGGCTACGGCGCGTTCAACGGCAACGTGATCGTGTCGATGGATGCAACGCAGGGCGGCTTCAACGCGGCCGATACGTGGCGCAACGCCATTTCCGGCGCAGGCAAGCTCACGCTGCAAGGCACCGGCCGGCTGCGTCTGGCCGGCGCCAACACCTACACCGGTGGCACGCAGGTGGCAGGCGGCGTGCTTGAAGCCGATTCGGCCAACGCGTTTGGTACGGGCGACGTGTATGTCGGCGCCGGCACGCTGGCAGTCAACGCGCCCGCGGCGGTGGCCATTGCGGGCAAGTTCACGCAGTTGCAGGGCACCACGCTTGATCTGGCCATCGGCCCGAACGGTCAGGGCAAGCTGAGCGTGGCCGGCCTCACCACGATTGCCGGCGGCACGCTGCACGTGAAGTTCGTGAACGGCTACGCGCCCAAGGTGGGCGACACCATCGCCGTGGTGGATGGCGCCGGCAGCAACCGGCAGTTCTCGACGGTGGTGGTGGACGGCTTCAAGGCCACGGCCATCTATACGGCTGCTGGCATCCAGATCCACCTGGACGCCTGA
- the dapF gene encoding diaminopimelate epimerase: MKLHFTKMHGAGNDFVVLDGIQTPIDFTPEQWAAIADRHFGVGADQLLLVERSTRPDVDFRYRIFNHDGGEVEHCGNGARCFVKFVTDRGLTDKRTVRVEVMNGIATLTMQDDGQVTVDMGAPVFEAARLPFLPEGLPTRVEGDDTQHALQINGRTEWLSTVSMGNPHAVQIVDDTETFPVLEDGPLIESHAVFPRRVNAGFMQIVDRHSVRLRVYERGAGETLACGTGACAAVVAGIRRGLIDSPVKVATHGGDLTIAWAGVGQPVMMTGPATTVFEGTLDLDALKLTAAAH, translated from the coding sequence ATGAAACTGCACTTCACCAAGATGCACGGCGCGGGCAACGACTTTGTCGTGCTCGACGGCATCCAGACCCCGATCGACTTCACGCCCGAGCAATGGGCTGCCATTGCCGACCGCCACTTCGGCGTGGGGGCGGACCAGCTGCTGCTGGTCGAGCGTTCGACACGGCCCGACGTCGATTTCCGCTATCGCATCTTCAACCACGACGGCGGCGAGGTGGAGCACTGCGGCAACGGCGCACGCTGCTTCGTCAAGTTCGTCACCGACCGCGGTTTGACCGACAAGCGCACCGTGCGTGTGGAAGTCATGAACGGCATCGCCACCCTGACGATGCAAGACGATGGCCAGGTCACAGTCGACATGGGCGCGCCGGTGTTCGAGGCGGCGCGCCTGCCGTTTCTGCCTGAAGGTCTGCCCACCCGCGTCGAAGGCGACGACACGCAGCACGCGCTGCAGATCAACGGCCGGACTGAATGGCTGTCCACGGTGTCGATGGGCAACCCGCACGCCGTGCAGATCGTCGACGACACGGAGACCTTTCCCGTGCTGGAAGACGGCCCGCTGATCGAATCGCATGCCGTGTTTCCGCGTCGCGTGAATGCGGGCTTCATGCAGATCGTCGATCGCCATTCCGTGCGCCTGCGCGTGTACGAGCGCGGCGCGGGCGAGACACTTGCTTGTGGGACCGGCGCGTGCGCAGCGGTGGTGGCCGGCATCCGCCGCGGCCTGATCGATTCGCCCGTCAAGGTGGCCACACATGGCGGCGATCTGACCATCGCGTGGGCGGGCGTCGGCCAGCCGGTCATGATGACGGGCCCCGCCACGACCGTCTTTGAAGGCACGCTGGACCTCGATGCACTCAAGCTGACCGCCGCCGCGCATTGA
- a CDS encoding lipid A biosynthesis lauroyl acyltransferase: MERFSAKLGLGFLWLLSFLPYGFVARFGEGLGGLLYRIPNGRRRVVLANLRACFPEKSDAEREAMAHDVFRKVFRSFAERSFAWFASEKRLMRVVKIDDQANLPALHGQPHILVTLHLSGVEIGALALTDYLRKHVGNAGCSLYTRMANPVLDDAIKALRSRFGATMVSRNENIRQIMRTIKRGEALQLISDMDFGERDSEFVPFFGVPALTLNAIPRMASMTGAKVIPMYTEILPNYEGYALRILPAWENYPTGDLTADTRRMNAFFEDAIRPRITEYYWVHKRFKHRPEGMPGIY, encoded by the coding sequence ATGGAACGTTTCTCTGCCAAACTCGGACTCGGCTTCTTGTGGCTGTTGTCCTTCCTGCCGTACGGCTTTGTCGCGCGTTTTGGCGAAGGCCTGGGCGGGCTGCTGTACCGCATTCCCAATGGCCGTCGCCGCGTGGTGCTGGCCAACTTGCGCGCGTGCTTTCCCGAGAAGTCCGACGCCGAGCGCGAAGCCATGGCGCACGACGTCTTCCGCAAGGTCTTCCGCAGCTTTGCCGAGCGCTCGTTTGCGTGGTTCGCATCGGAAAAGCGCCTGATGCGCGTGGTAAAGATCGACGACCAGGCCAACCTGCCGGCGCTGCATGGCCAGCCGCACATTCTCGTGACGCTACATCTGTCGGGCGTGGAGATTGGCGCGCTGGCGCTGACGGACTACCTGCGCAAGCACGTGGGAAACGCAGGCTGCTCGCTATACACGCGCATGGCCAACCCGGTGCTGGACGATGCCATCAAGGCGCTGCGCAGCCGCTTTGGCGCGACCATGGTGTCGCGCAACGAAAACATCCGCCAGATCATGCGCACCATCAAGCGCGGCGAGGCATTGCAGCTCATCTCGGACATGGATTTCGGCGAGCGCGACTCGGAGTTCGTGCCGTTCTTTGGCGTGCCGGCGCTCACGCTCAACGCCATTCCGCGCATGGCGTCGATGACGGGCGCCAAGGTCATCCCGATGTACACCGAGATCCTGCCCAACTACGAGGGCTATGCGCTGCGCATCCTGCCCGCGTGGGAGAACTACCCCACCGGCGATCTGACCGCCGACACGCGCCGGATGAACGCCTTCTTTGAAGACGCGATCCGCCCGCGCATCACCGAGTATTACTGGGTGCACAAGCGCTTCAAGCACCGCCCCGAGGGCATGCCGGGCATTTATTGA